The following are encoded in a window of Ruficoccus amylovorans genomic DNA:
- a CDS encoding aminotransferase class I/II-fold pyridoxal phosphate-dependent enzyme encodes MEDFSQSLSYSQLGRRATEPVITDLMHRALSNSELLSLAAGFTDNITLPVELVQRALARLAEEQPQADYLQYGANRGRPGLLIEVANWLNACESEAAPSPFSPESAFISNGSQQALYLAMQSLCDAGDVILVQRPTYFVFLELCRGLGIEAVSLPALPDGGTDFDALPDFLLKLKTARGAERIKALYLNSYYGNPSTRSVPVEEKRALGRALLDNGLHIPVVEDAAYRELWFERPWPAPSIFSLPEYESLPRLYLGTFTKPFATGLKVGYGICSHAQWMDKMLSLKGHQDFGTPNFNQAVIESVLAAGEYATHLERIRAIYSEKARLMGETLEASPLRSLGWDWETPKGGLYYWMCGPEGLDLSIGSDFCERCVACGVLYVPGDLCVAEGTPKNFARLSFGSLAAEKLAEATERFIRVAAGR; translated from the coding sequence TTCGCAATCCCTTTCGTACTCGCAACTGGGCCGTCGGGCAACCGAGCCGGTGATTACCGACCTGATGCACCGTGCCCTGAGTAATTCCGAGCTGCTTTCGCTGGCGGCGGGTTTTACGGATAATATCACCTTGCCGGTGGAGCTTGTCCAGCGCGCGCTGGCCCGGCTGGCCGAGGAGCAGCCGCAGGCCGACTACCTCCAGTACGGCGCCAACCGCGGGCGACCGGGCCTGCTCATCGAGGTGGCCAACTGGCTCAACGCTTGCGAGAGCGAAGCCGCCCCCTCGCCCTTCAGCCCGGAGTCGGCCTTCATCTCCAACGGCTCCCAGCAGGCACTCTATCTGGCCATGCAGAGCCTCTGCGATGCCGGGGACGTGATCCTCGTCCAGCGCCCGACTTATTTCGTTTTTCTGGAGTTGTGCCGGGGCCTGGGGATCGAGGCCGTTTCCCTGCCCGCGTTGCCCGACGGGGGGACGGATTTTGACGCGCTGCCGGACTTCCTGCTCAAGCTCAAAACCGCCCGCGGCGCGGAACGGATCAAGGCCCTTTACCTCAACAGCTACTACGGCAACCCCTCCACGCGCAGTGTGCCCGTGGAGGAAAAACGGGCGCTCGGACGAGCCCTGCTCGACAACGGCCTGCACATCCCCGTGGTCGAGGACGCCGCCTACCGCGAACTGTGGTTCGAACGCCCCTGGCCCGCGCCGAGCATCTTCAGCCTGCCCGAGTACGAGAGCCTGCCGCGCCTTTACCTGGGGACGTTCACGAAGCCCTTTGCCACCGGATTGAAGGTCGGCTACGGGATTTGCTCGCATGCCCAGTGGATGGACAAGATGCTCTCGCTCAAGGGACATCAGGACTTCGGCACACCGAATTTCAACCAGGCGGTGATCGAGAGCGTGCTCGCCGCCGGGGAGTACGCCACGCACCTTGAGCGCATCCGCGCTATTTACTCCGAAAAGGCCCGTCTCATGGGCGAAACCCTTGAAGCCTCGCCCTTGCGCTCGCTCGGCTGGGATTGGGAAACGCCCAAGGGAGGCCTCTACTACTGGATGTGCGGCCCGGAAGGACTCGACCTGTCCATCGGCTCGGATTTCTGCGAACGCTGCGTGGCCTGTGGCGTGCTCTACGTCCCCGGTGACCTCTGTGTGGCCGAGGGCACTCCGAAAAACTTTGCCCGCCTCAGCTTCGGCTCCCTCGCCGCCGAAAAACTGGCCGAGGCCACCGAACGCTTCATCCGCGTCGCCGCCGGGCGCTAG